In Dermacentor andersoni chromosome 11, qqDerAnde1_hic_scaffold, whole genome shotgun sequence, the sequence attttcgattagtgttatttttaataaaaaattgacgacctaaatcgaaaattcgaaaccaacagtcactctattttaagtatttcttttagatgcaacaaacgtcgtcaaatttggtgcagtggttgccgagaaaaacaaatgatccttttacatgtatttaggtaggagcacccgGGATAGAGCTTCCTTTCAATCCTAAAATCTGACATCCTCTTTTGGCGAATTCCGAGGTACTGGGTGGGTGGGTTCAATGAACACCGAAATAAAGCGATAGCAAGGCGGTGCAGCGGCACTACGTTCTACGTCCGTTAGAGAAAAATGCGTGAATGGCGAACCGGACGACTCCCAAAGAGCCCACAGTACTCGTAACTCTATGCACGGGCCTCCGCTTCCTTCTATCGTGATGAAGATAACGTACTgttggttttgatttcagttttgctagctgcgaagCATCGATGTAAGGAGCGTTTCGCTCTTAGACATCCTTTGGCGCAGGCTAGGCGCAGTTTtccgctaaaatgccgttttggcgAAGAATAACGCAAAGGACCGCTCTCGGCACAGTTTGGCGCAGCTCTTCCACCACTGATGCAGGTCACGGCCACAATATTTCACAAAAAATAATATGGAAGTAAGCAGTTTATCTCCCACAAAAACGTCTGCTTCGACGCTTGCGAGATTTTACACTCAAATAATGATCTTTAAGAACATCAAGTGAAACAGCTCTGGCGAAATGTTTTTGGCGCGATTAAAAAACCTGTTAAAGAGTTTCCCTTGGCCCCAGTAATAGAATATTTGAGTGTTAGCCGCAAGATTTCCAGCGAGACCTCGCGTACAACATATAATATTAGTACGTATAATTTCTCGCACGTCGTTTTTGTCGCCGCTTCTAGACGATCACCACATTCGCCAGACGTGACATTTTTGCTCCACATTTTGTCGAGTGACGTTCCCATATGCGACAAAAAAATCTGGCCGTTTTTTCCGTAGGGTTCTTTGGGCTGCACTGCTCTCATAACGGCTTTGTGAGTGCATGTCAAATATAAGTGCACGTATAGCGCACGAAAAACAAAAGTTAAATATCTGTTCGCGTATGCACACAATGATAGCAATGCACGTAGTTTCCAGGGTGCATATGTGAAACATAAGTGCGGCGAGTGAACTCATCGTCGAGCAACGTTGGTTCAACGACATCTCGAATTTTCTATCACGCCTCAGTCCCTGCGTCCAAGTAGAAACGACGCACTCTGCAGACTAAACGCCGAGATTTACACCAGCCTAGAAGCCTTATTAAAATCAAAGTGACCTTTCCAAAACAGTAAGCTCCGCGAGATATAAACTAATGATAATTACGGCTAAACTGGGCGTAGATGAAACCAACTCGGAAGATGCAGACAACTTATGCGTCGTACCGGCAGTGATTGTGAGTTCCACGTCATGTGTTCGCGATGGGTTTTGCGCAGTTCAGATATAATAAAGAGAGGCAAGTGAGGCAGTAATACCTGCTGCGCAAGTTGACCGCTAGCTACGACCTACGTTTGACACGCCGGATAGCGAGaccaacgaaagaaaaagaaacgcgagaACAACTTGTTTTCTTATGATTAGAAATCAAGCACCGTGCCACCTGGCCTTCAGGTCGTAGTGCAATCGCATTCGGGAAAGCAGGTAACGCCGGAGATCGCAACTCACGTATTCTAAAATTCATTTCACCAGACAGTGATTTGGACTCAGATTCACAATGGTCGTCTGTCATTTAAGCTATCACCATCCTGTTTTTGTTGTCATCTTGTTTGGTATCGCGATGCGCCAGTGACAGTTCTTGCGCATTATTGTTCCTCACCGAAATCCTGACTCAGCCTGGCGCTCTGACCAGAAATatctaagaaagaaaaaagaaggataacGTTTGTTAAGAACGAGCTTTACTCAAGCTCCCTCCAGACTAAGCATTCTTTTCAGCCGCGTACCTGTTTGTCGCCTGCCAAGTGAccgtctgctctctctctctctctctctctctcttgcgcagGTGCATCACGATGACGAGAGCCGCTGTGCTCCTGTGCATGCTGGGTGCGTCGCTGGCGGCGTCCCCCTCATCTTCCTCGTCGCAGTCATCGTCGACGGGTTCGTCGCCGCCATCTTCGCAGTCCACTTCCGTCGTATCTTCGTCCAGTTCGACGTCGACCAAGAGGGACGACTTCAGCGCCGCCGCGTCGTCCAGCCACCCGGTGTACTCGCCCTCGGTCGGCTCCCCGTCGTCTGCGTACGGAGCCTCTTCGCCGTACGGAACGTCCGGTTCCGGTTACTCCGGAGCGGGAGCCGGGGGGTGAGTCTTCCTTTCGGTGACCAGATTGCTCCCTCGGAGCTCTTTGCAAGCTCATCGCAGATATGCCAGCTGACTGCCTTTAGTGcagacatacatttaaaaagaaagcattatatggcACGTAGTCATATAATGTTTATAATGTTTCACAAGGTTATGAAGGCTTTAAGAGAATAGCAATTGTCGCACAAGGAATGCCGATGGAGCCAACATTTCGGCGAGAGACTGGTCTTCGTCAGAGCGAAACTTTGACTCCTAGCAAGATTTTTTGTTCGACCGCTGTTACTGCAGTTAGGTAACGCCAGCTGAATTGCTCGAATAGGCGGACACAACTCGCACGATAAATCTACGTGCGGCATTAGCTAATTGACAAAAGTTTCACCAATCACCTTGTAAAGATTCACTCCAGGGCGCACCTCCCGCGTGCAGAGTCGAACCCAAGCATTCACGAAGCCACGCCCGTTAAGCAATAAACCGGAGCACAACTTCCGAGAAATATATGCCCTCGTATTTATTAACACTTATCGGCACCATGAACACACGCACTTCTTGATTCCTGCAGAAAGGCAATTCCAGAGTACTCCCCAGCTAAAGCTATCCGACAACGCAAAGCAAACTGTCACAAGATACGCGCAGTATGCGGAACAGGTGAAAATAGAGCGAGACAGAGGGGCCTTAACAAGACGATTACTTGAATCTATAAACAAAGGCGAGCGAGCAAGCCGTCAGTACGCCACTGTCGATCCGAAGCGCTCACGTACGCACCGCAACTAGGGTGCGTGTCGCATTATTGCACACGTTACACTAGAAGCTATATCTTTATTGGCTAGAATAGCTTTGACATGTGCGCCGGCCTATCGTGGGCCAAAGATCGGCTGCACCAATGACGTGCTTCACAAATGTGCCACTCAAACATACCGAATGCTGCGCGTCTTCGCACGGCACCGCACCGCAACGTATTTATAGAAATTATTAGTAAATATTATCTTTTGCCCGCTGTAATGACCCTAGAGAGGATGTTCATGTTACGCTTTAGGTAACCTAAGCGATGTAATATCGCCTTAAGTTCCTTTCAGAACGTAGAACGTCTGCACGAAACCGTCATATAACCGAGAAGCGTGCTTCTCCGCATACTGAGTTAATGTCAGGAGAAGTCAACTTCAAGGCACCAATTACGGCCAAGATTCGgcattatattttatttttatgagGTTCTATGATAAACGCCTGGATGTTTTCTAGACGGTCCTTCTTTATTCACTTAATTTTGTCCACGTTGCCAACATTTAATGTTTGCACAATACCCACATCGCATCGATTTTAATGGAAAGATAACAAACAGAACATGCGATAACAATCCGTCATCCATGCACAAGAACTGATTGCGAGTTATGGCTCTACAGCTAATATAAACAGAGCATAACTCAACATCACCAGTCATGAAAACGTTTTCAAAATGAATTGTGAATGAGCAGATACATTAGAATAGCGATTCTGCGTGTTACTGAGAGCGCCGTAGGCTAGAGGCGATCCTAGCAAAAAATGCACATCACAGCCATGCAGACGATCTCATTTGTTTATCGTTCTTGTAAAGGATGGAGTATTTTACAGTACTGTTATTTGGGGTCCAACAGCGGGCGAAGGTTACTCTGTGGGCACGATTTATCGCGCGCGTAAAACGACAATGATATTAATAATTGCTAATGGTGTCCCTTTTGAAAAGGGCTAGCGAAAGATAGTCACTTGGCCTGCCTAAGATAATCAGGTTTTACTATATCTATTGCACTCTAGGAATCAGCCTATACGTTGTACTGGCGCTTAAAACTACTGACAAAGGCATCAAAGATATTTCGGTTGTCCAGTAGACATTACTGCTGTATACGAGCGGTCCGACTCACATATTTATGTAATACAGTGGCGTACGTATCAGTTGGAAGCACGGAACGCAAAGCTCCTATTTATTAAAGCAGGGAAACCCCACCTCTCACAATATAGGACTAGATGTATTGCTTACCATAAAAGCAGCGGGCGCGACACATTTCTCGCGGAAAGAAATTCCGCCCGATATCTATCGACAAGCATTTAGCATGCACACACATCAATTGTGACGGAGCAACTAATGTGTGCGGCCGTAAAGGTGGAGTTACGGGCCACTCGCTAGCATTTCCAGGAGTCCGGTATGGCGCCAGCGTTTGCCGATAAATGTCGCACCATCGGTGGCGCTTCCTCATTGACGACTCCACGCACCAGTTTTCACCGCTGTACGAATATGATCCACGAAGATGTGCACGACCGAGCGCCCTATACTTGTCTACACTAGAAACTTTCGGTGAGCTTCCAGAGTCCtatattaaagaagaaaaaaaaaacttgggtgAAGTGTGGCACTAGTGTCTGCTGCAGCTGAGTAAGTATGGCGGTGCAGCCAGCACGTAAATAGTGCGTAgcacgtggatttgcctaaactctGACATTCCGGATTCAAATGATTGAACGTGAAAACGAGCAAAATATCTGAGCGTACACAaggaggaagaagacgggacGAGGCTGGTATGTTCCAGTATTTAGGGCAGCCGAAAGACTAAAGCAGAGAGAGAAATGTTGGAGACCGATTACATCATTAGGTTGGGAAACAAGTGCGTGAGCGCGACGTCCTTAGGCTCACGTGACAAAGAATGACGTTTATCGATCGGTAGCATGTCGCGTGATTTGTTTCTGGATTAGAGATTCTGGAGTTTGTTTTGCGATGGGTTTCGCACATGTGCCAAACGACTGCCGGCGGTCATATGCTCACttcccgttaaaaaaaaaaaagacagtttttAGTTTCAGTCTGTCCCCACTGTGTTCTCGACTGGTTTTTCAAGTGCAGTCATGCATCAACTGGCACAGCTCTTGACTCCATGGCTTCAAGCTTTATGGCTTTACAAATTGACCGTCTGCGACAAAATGTTGCGCTATCACTGCGAACGGTTATTTTCAGTGATTGCAGCACGCGCAGAGACTCGCTGCATTGATGCGTTCAGAAAAAGAGACGATTTCTTGGAACTTTCCAAATAGAAGGGCTCCTAAATCACACCACGAGGACGCCCGAAGCGGCGAGCACGAGGGCTAGACAAACCCATGCGCTGCACATAATCTCCTTGGTAGTTGAACGACAGCAAGGCCAGAGTTGCTTCAACTTCAGCTTATTGTCGCATCTTTGCATCCGTGGTTCCCTCTGGTAATTCTTGCAGAGAACGTTTGCGTGTACCACAGGAATCCGGTTTGCACCCCTCATGCACGCGTCGGCAGCGGCACGCAGGACGAATGCGAAGAACACCTAACGATCTACTCTTTAAAAGGCCCAGCCCAGGGCGTCTGCTACCTCGTCATTTTTGTATTCTCAGATTTCTTAACCTTCTcgctgattatttatttatttatttatttacttggaATCCGTAGTAGTCCATGCCATTGGAGGTTCggactcaaaagaaaaaaatggtagCTTACAGCTTGTCAAGTTAGCATGGCAGCCCACAATTTTGAACTACTACCAGCACGATGTAAATCATGCGGAATGAGCTATCAGATCTGACTGCATCCTGTGTTGCCAACGGCCTGGCCTAGATGACAGTCACATAGCCAAGACGGTTATTCATGGATTGTGCAAGCTTAGTTGGAAAATGCTGCTCCTTTTGGGCATGCTATAGATTAGCCATATCTACTGCAGGTACCTATTGacctgattattattattattattattattattattccttgtATGTTCCCCGAATGGCGCAGAACTGACAAGTGTCCCGAATATTCCGGGTTTTGGTAGACGCCTTGACGCTAACACACGCGCCTACCACTACCGCATTTAACATCGTCGCCGTTTCGATTGCAGCTACGGCTCGGCGGGCGGCTCGGCGGGCGCTTACGAGGCGGCCGCGTCGAGCAACACGTACCACAGCCAGGCGAGCCCCAACAGCAAcctgtactactactactatccGGTGTCTAAGAACAGCGGCCAGCAGGCCTCTAGCGCCTCGGACGCCGAATACCAGGTATACTATGCTGTGAGTCAATTGGGGATTGCACGACGATGGTTCAGACATTCGACGACGGTGGTGGTACTGTGATTATGATGATTGCTACTTCCAGTAGGGATGGCAGCAAATTAGTCACCGAGACCTGCGTGAGCTAATGACGTGGTGTATAGCGTAAGATAGCATGCTGCCTGCCGCTGCTTTATATTGCAAAGTCACCTAGCCTGTGAACCTTGCTTACCTTTGTCCTGGTGTTCTCTCGCGTGAGCAGCGCTTCCTTTACGTGCATCTGCCTGTCTACTTGTGAACtagtaatcaatcaatcaatcaatcaatcaatcaatcaatcaatcaatcaatcaatacgcGTCCGCGTGTCTCGCCCCTGTCGCAGGCGAGCGCAGCGCAGAACTACGCGGGCGTGTCGGCGCCCGGCAGCGGCTCGTCGGGCTCCCCGTCCTCGTCGGGCGGCTACGACCAAGCGGCCAGCGCCTCCTCGTCCTCGGGCTACGGCGCCTCGGCCGACGGGGGCCCGTCCTCGTCGGGCTACGAGCACGACTCGAGCGCCGCGGCGGCCGCCTACAACGCGGCCGCGGCCGCCAGCTACCAGCAGCAGCTGCAGGCGTACGCCGCCCAGGGTGGCGGACACTACGGACCCAGTGAGTGCACCGATGCGGCGGCGCGGGGGTCACCCCGGAACGGAGTCGGAACGGTGCAGGACGGACTATACCCTTTCCTcggtttagaaaaaaaaaagtcctcaaTGAGGGAGCATCGAATACGTCCAGGCTGCGGGAGGACGCGGGTTCGACATTCGCTCTCGCAGGTTACCAGTCGAAGAAACGGGCACAAGCAGCCTTCGGGACCACACTCGACTTTCTTTGGGGTTAAACCTCTCGTTGAAGAAGCGTGCACTTTTAAACGAAAGTAGGCTGTTTGCTAATGCGAAACACGGCAGCCCATTCCGCGGCAACAGTAAACACTTAGCGTTACGCTAAGCGTTTCCCTCCCAAGCGCTGGCGGGGACCAGCGCTACTTAGCTTCAATGTCCTGACGCGAACCGGCGCATTCGGCCCGACACGGCCCATGGACAAGCGTGTAACCGGGCGTGACGGGTGGCGAGTGCCTCAACGGTGACGTCGCGATCCATTTCGGCCATTGTTCAAAAGAAATGCGCTGGTAAGGCCAGCCTGAGCGCTCTCCCACAACAGCGCCGTCCGACGAAGTCCCGGGGAATAATTGCGATACGTACACTGCGGTTGCAAGACGCCGCCAGCCGCCTTTTGCAGTGCTTGACGCGCGCGAGTGCGAAGGCGAGCCCCGTTTTTCTGTTTCCGCGCGGTTTTCTCGAACTACCCAGGCGCGGCGCAGTACGCCCACCTGAGCCAGCTGGCGCAGCAGTACGGACCCCAGCTGGCAGCCGCCCAGCAGTATGCCCAGTACGCCCAGCCCGGCACGGGCCActacggaggaggaggaggcggcggAGGGTCCTATCCATCACCTTCCTTCCAGGGAAGCTACGACACGTCCAAGAGGTCAGTTCCCGCAATACAATGCGAACCCGCGGATACTGCACTCCCCTGCTCTCTCGCACACCTGATCCGGAATAGCAAGTTTCTTGCTATTTCAAAATATAAATAATAATGGAAACacaaaacacacacgcgcgcacacacgcacaaaggcGATATTGAACCGAACAGCGAAAGTTACAAACGTGAATTTAATAGAACTCAGTGTCTGCTTCGCGTAAGAATGCACACGTCGGCGCACTCCGTGGTGCACTTACGCAAACAGAAGGCGGACGGGCGCATCAATAAGCAGCAGCGCGATCCAGGAAGGATATCTCAGAGCTTTACAGCGATGCCGAGGAGTCACTCGCACAGGCACTCCCTCTTTTCATAATGTGATGAGTCTACATTAGTTTTCGTGcgtcctttccttttctttttcttaatagtATCTTCCACGCTTAGAAACGTCCCTCACAATTGCCGGCATGCAGCGAAATGAGCAACTAGCCTACCATGGTGCCCTTGTGAAGTAGAAATCTCTGCATGTAGCAGGGCTGACACCTTCAGTTTCCATTAAACTCTCCCTCCTGCTCATACTCGTACTAGAGAACAGCGCCAAATACTAGAGGACGAAGGTGCTGCGCCCTGCTTTCTTCGTCCCTATTCccccttcttaatttttttttatttattcatactgtaaGCCTTCTCAGGCTCATATTTCTTCGGCGCTGTTTTCCAGCTTGAATGGGAACATGAAGAAACTGGGCCAAACTGCCACTTTGCTAGAATACCTTTTCTTCTCTGCTTACGTCGTGCTGTGACCAGTCCGCTTGAGCCAGTGCGCTGCTATTTAGCGCCAGTCCGTCCGTTTTCATTTGCGGTGCTCGACGCACTGCCCCCGGCTTCAACTAAAGGTTTTTCATTAGCCTCAAATACTTCAATCGAAGTTACACGGCATGTCTCGTCCGGAGTTTTAGCCCGAAGGAACAAAACatgctgacttttttttctttctgtctgtctacTGCTTTAAAACGTATCACCATGTGCGCTCACATAGTCGGGCTATCGTTTTGACGACGTCCAAAGATGTCTTGCTGGAAGCGGAACGTGCCCCCTTTCGAAACATATACGTTATTGCTCGATGATCTAAGCTCTGTTCAAAAATCACGTGGCGTTGGATTGGAAACTAGAGCTGCTTTATGTCAATCGGAAGAGTTATGCGAACGTGTCTCTAAACCGCGTGTCCCTCAACATTACAGCATAAAGTGTTCATTATCCAGCATCATACACATCGCGTACAATCCACTACAGCTACACGACATCGCGAAAAAGTGGCACATGGACGAGTTCCACCCGTCACCAACAGTCTAGACAAGGACACGAAATAAAAAACAGGGTACTTGAAGGAGACCTAAAGAAAGACCTCAGCAAGGCTCTAAACATGACCGTAAACGACTGAGGCAATGTGACTAATCTAAATATTAAAATGAAGGTGTGTGATATCCCAAACTAAAACATGCAGATCCAAAGCGAACGTCGTTAGCAAGAGTAGCTGGAGCAAGGCCAGGCATCATCTTCTTGCCGTCGCTTCATTTAGAAATTGAACAAGGTTGTAGACGAAGTTGGAATCTAATGACGAATAGACAACGTGTCTTAACTATAATATGGACGCTAAACAAAGTTCTAGACTAGAACGGTAAGTTAGTAAACGTGCTTCCCTGTCCAACTCGACTCCACGCTATGTACGGACTCTCGTTAAAGACATGAGCAGGGCCCTGAATAAGCGTTTCTAAGCAACGGCCAAAATAACGAACTCAACACTGCCGTAAAGCCCGAGTAAAGAAAATACCAAGTAAAGAAAATACCAAGTAAAGGCAGCCAACAGGAGGAACGGGAGGGCAGAAGCCCAACGGCGCCCTTCGATCACTCGTGGTTTTTCAGGTACTACGGCCTGGGCTCGGTGATCATGCCGCTGCTGGCGCTGGCGGGTCTGGGCCTGCTCATCCCCACGGTGACCAGCCTGAGCGGCAAGAAGAAGCGGTCCATCGACGACGCGAACCGGGCGCACCTGGGCGACTACGCCGAGCGGCTGGAGCGGTACTTCAAGATCTACCGGGCCGCCGTCGAGAGCGAGGAGTGCATGAACCGCATCATCTGCGAGCTGGGAGACGCCGTCAGCAACGTGCGCGGAAAGTCGGCGCTGCTCACGTGAGTGAACGCTCCGGACGAGCCACCGGGCCGAGCGGTAACCGGAGCCCTTTCGAAGCACTCGCGAGAGTTGCCGTTCACCCGCTGGAAAGCATGGAGCGCTCAAATAACTCCAACGCCGTTTAAAACGTACAACGTTAACACTTAACGTTAAAACTCCAAACGGCACTTGTCGTTGGAGCTCTTTTGAAGCACTTCTGCGTGCCCCTATTCGCCCACTATAGAACACCTAAAGGTGCTAGATGCAGACAGAATATGTAAAAATGTCTGAGGGCAACAATTTAGGCTCACTGTATAGAACCTAAACTGGTCATTCTACCATTTTTCGACGGTCAGCCGCCTTTTCTGCGAGCTAGATCAAGCCGCCTAGATGACAAATCACTCTCGTAAGAAGAGATCGCAAAAGGCCGACAAGGCCGCAAAAGCCCTATTGCGCTTTTTGAACGCAACCGGACTGTTGGACCGCCTGGGGCTATCGCTGAACATTCGTCTGGGAGTGTTGTGTCACTGATTGTCTCTTTATTAtatctttcctttttcttgcatACCTAAACCCTTTGGCTAGCCAACGAGGCAAGGgcttggttaaccttcctgccttcccTTCTTCGTGTCTCCCTTTCTCACCAAAGATATAACCGAGGAACCTATGACGTGGCGTTCCCCATACAGTGCTCCTCGAAGGCGTCAAATACCATCAACAGCTTTTTTGTCTTCATTTACTAACTTGCTCATTCATTCATATGCATTAGCCTTATGTCACTCTAATTGTCGCAGGGTAATGGAGAAGTTCGCACCCGGCTGGATGAACAACAAAGTGGGCGTGTTCAAGTCCGCAGCTCTGACCGTCGACACCACCAAGTGCTCCCGCTACAAGTGCTGAACGCCGCAGCGTGGCGGCGCCCCTGGGTCCACCATAAGCACCACGCAGCCCACCCAtccacgacgacgatgacgacgaataCAGACAAAGCACCGCCATCCTCCGAGCGTTAAgaactaagaaaaagaaaagaaacagaaaaaagcaGTTAACCGCTTCCGAAACGTGGTCGTTTCGAAGGCGTGTCGCGGCTTACGACCCACCTTCTCGCTCATATCCCGACTCTGCTCTTCACTGCCCTCGCATTGCCGTCCATATAATAGAGTAACACTTTTTTTTAATCGAATCTTGTCACTTCTCCAAGAGGTCGGGTGGAGAACGCACGTGATTCGAACGTTTGGGATAGTTACGTTTCGAGATCAAAAGTTCGCTTACGTGGTAGACTGACGACGGCAAAGTGACGATGAATGAACGCGTCGCATTTCCCTCCTTGTCCAGAAAGCGACGAACAGCTCCCGAAGGATAGGAGTTGGCCACGTGACACGCGGGACTGCGACAGAGTCTCGTTTCTGCGGTTGTCTCTTGGGTCCGGTAGATTTTCAATGCCCAGGTCAGGTCACAAGCAATCGCGCGGCAAAAGGACTTCTGGAGGTATGCTAACCGTTCACGTATCCATGTAGAGAAGAAAAAGAGCTTTTCTGAACGAGAACCAGTCTCACATTGCCAGAGCTACATTATACGAATAAGACAAGTATACTGCAAGGGCGCACCACCAGGaaataaagacaaagaaaaaaaagtaggaaAACTGTTGAAAGACGTAATTGAACGACTTAATTCCCGTGGCGACCATTAATTGA encodes:
- the LOC126539626 gene encoding uncharacterized protein, yielding MSPQRQRHFSASYSNNRCITMTRAAVLLCMLGASLAASPSSSSSQSSSTGSSPPSSQSTSVVSSSSSTSTKRDDFSAAASSSHPVYSPSVGSPSSAYGASSPYGTSGSGYSGAGAGGYGSAGGSAGAYEAAASSNTYHSQASPNSNLYYYYYPVSKNSGQQASSASDAEYQASAAQNYAGVSAPGSGSSGSPSSSGGYDQAASASSSSGYGASADGGPSSSGYEHDSSAAAAAYNAAAAASYQQQLQAYAAQGGGHYGPSAAQYAHLSQLAQQYGPQLAAAQQYAQYAQPGTGHYGGGGGGGGSYPSPSFQGSYDTSKRYYGLGSVIMPLLALAGLGLLIPTVTSLSGKKKRSIDDANRAHLGDYAERLERYFKIYRAAVESEECMNRIICELGDAVSNVRGKSALLTVMEKFAPGWMNNKVGVFKSAALTVDTTKCSRYKC